The following proteins come from a genomic window of Mauremys mutica isolate MM-2020 ecotype Southern chromosome 7, ASM2049712v1, whole genome shotgun sequence:
- the PYGM gene encoding glycogen phosphorylase, muscle form isoform X2 produces the protein MALPSSRGRKESKGSIQHLHPSCFLDSMATLGLAAYGYGIRYEFGIFNQKISGGWQVEEADDWLRYGNPWEKARPEYMIPVHFYGRVDHGPDGTKWVDTQVILALPYDTPVPGYRNNTVNTMRLWSARAPNEFNLKDFNVGGYIQAVLDRNLAENISRVLYPNDNFFEGKELRLKQEYFTVAATLQDIIRRFKSSKFGSRDPVRTSFDAFPDKVAIQLNDTHPSLAIPELMRVLVDIEKVDWDKAWDITVRTCAYTNHTVLPEALERWPIHLLETLLPRHLEIIYEINQRFLDKVNAMFPGDFDRLRRMSLVEEGGLKRINMAHLCIVGSHAINGVARIHSDIIKKSVFKDFYELEPHKFQNKTNGITPRRWLVLCNPGLAEVIAERIGDEYISNLDHLKKLLAYVDDEGFIRDVAKIKQENKLKFAAYLEKEYKVKINPNSLFDVQVKRIHEYKRQLLNCLHVITLYNRIKKEPNQHFVPRTVMIGGKAAPGYHMAKMIIKLVTAIGDVINNDPVIGDRLKMIFLENYRVSLAEKVIPAADLSEQISTAGTEASGTGNMKFMLNGALTIGTMDGANVEMAEEAGEENLFIFGMRVEDVEEMDRKGYCAKDYYDRIPELRQVIDQLSSGFFSPKQPQLFKDIVNMLMNNDRFKVFADYQAYIKCQENVSALYKNTKEWTKKVIKNIANSGKFSSDRTIAQYAREIWGVEPTHHKIPAPDDPRE, from the exons ATGGCTCTGCCCAGCAGTCGAGGAAGAAAGGAATCCAAGGGCTCCATTCAGCATCTGCACCCAT CCTGTTTCCTGGACTCCATGGCCACCCTGGGACTGGCCGCCTACGGCTACGGCATCCGCTATGAGTTTGGCATCTTCAACCAGAAGATCTCTGGGGGCTGGCAG GTGGAGGAGGCTGATGATTGGCTGCGCTATGGCAACCCCTGGGAGAAGGCCCGGCCCGAGTACATGATCCCAGTGCACTTCTATGGGCGCGTGGACCATGGGCCTGATGGCACCAAGTGGGTCGACACGCAG GTGATCCTGGCTCTTCCCTACGATACACCCGTACCTGGTTACCGCAACAACACTGTCAACACCATGCGCCTCTGGTCCGCCCGGGCCCCCAACGAGTTCAACCTCAAGGACT TTAACGTTGGTGGTTACATCCAAGCCGTGCTGGACAGGAACTTGGCCGAGAACATTTCTCGAGTGCTGTACCCCAATGACAAC ttCTTCGAGGGTAAGGAGCTGCGCCTGAAGCAGGAGTACTTCACGGTGGCGGCCACCCTGCAGGACATCATCCGACGCTTCAAATCCTCCAAGttcggcagccgggaccccgtcCGCACCTCCTTTGACGCCTTCCCTGACAAG GTCGCtatccagctgaacgacactcacccctccctggccatccctgaGCTCATGAGGGTGCTGGTTGATATCGAGAAAGTGGACTGGGACAAG GCCTGGGACATCACGGTGCGGACCTGCGCCTACACCAACCACACGGTGCTGCCTGAGGCCCTGGAGCGCTGGCCCATCCATCTCCTGGAAACCCTCCTGCCCCGGCACCTGGAGATCATCTATGAAATTAACCAGAGATTCCTTGAT aaagTCAATGCCATGTTCCCCGGGGACTTCGACCGGCTGCGGCGCATGTCCTTGGTGGAGGAGGGCGGCCTCAAGAGGATCAATATGGCGCACCTGTGCATCGTGGGCTCCCATGCCATCAACGGGGTCGCCCGCATCCACTCCGACATCATCAAGAAATCTGT cttcAAGGATTTCTATGAGCTTGAGCCGCACAAATTCCAGAACAAAACCAATGGGATCACACCTCGGCGCTGGCTGGTTCTGTGCAACCCAGGGCTGGCTGAGGTCATTGCCGAG CGTATTGGGGACGAATACATCTCTAACCTTGACCATCTGAAAAAGCTTCTGGCCTATGTGGATGATGAGGGATTTATCCGGGACGTTGCCAAAATTAAACAG GAGAACAAGTTGAAGTTTGCTGCCTATCTGGAGAAGGAGTACAAGGTGAAGATCAACCCGAACTCCCTCTTCGACGTGCAGGTGAAAAGGATCCATGAGTACAAGAGGCAGTTGCTCAACTGCCTCCACGTCATCACCCTCTACAACC GGATCAAGAAGGAGCCCAACCAGCATTTTGTGCCACGCACTGTCATGATCGGCGGCAAG GCCGCCCCTGGCTACCACATGGCCAAAATGATCATTAAGCTGGTCACGGCAATCGGTGACGTCATCAACAATGACCCCGTCATCGGCGACCGCCTCAAGATGATCTTCTTGGAGAACTACCGTGTCTCCCTGGCTGAGAAGG TGATCCCAGCGGCCGACCTGTCCGAGCAGATCTCCACGGCTGGCACAGAGGCCTCGGGCACCGGCAACATGAAGTTCATGCTGAACGGGGCGCTGACCATTGGCACCATGGATGGCGCCAACGTGGAGATGGCAGAGGAGGCGGGCGAGGAGAACTTATTTATCTTCGGCATGCGGGTGGAAGACGTGGAAGAGATGGACAGGAAAGG CTACTGTGCCAAGGACTATTACGACCGCATCCCGGAGCTGAGACAGGTGATCGACCAGCTGAGCAGCGGCTTCTtctcccccaaacagccccagctCTTCAAGGACATTGTCAACATGCTGATGAACAATGACAG GTTCAAAGTGTTTGCGGATTACCAAGCCTACATCAAATGCCAGGAGAATGTCAGCGCTCTCTACAAG AACACCAAGGAATGGACCAAGAAGGTCATTAAAAACATCGCCAACTCGGGCAAGTTCTCCAGCGACCGCACCATCGCGCAGTATGCCCGTGAGATCTGGGGCGTCGAGCCCACCCACCACAAAATCCCAGCACCTGACGATCCCCGTGAATAG
- the PYGM gene encoding glycogen phosphorylase, muscle form isoform X1, giving the protein MSLPLSDYDKRKQISVRGLAGVENVTDLKKNFNRHLHFTLVKDRNVATPRDYYFALAHTVRDHLVGRWIRTQQYYYEKDPKRIYYLSLEFYMGRTLQNTMVNLGLQNACDEATYQLGLDMEELQEIEEDAGLGNGGLGRLAACFLDSMATLGLAAYGYGIRYEFGIFNQKISGGWQVEEADDWLRYGNPWEKARPEYMIPVHFYGRVDHGPDGTKWVDTQVILALPYDTPVPGYRNNTVNTMRLWSARAPNEFNLKDFNVGGYIQAVLDRNLAENISRVLYPNDNFFEGKELRLKQEYFTVAATLQDIIRRFKSSKFGSRDPVRTSFDAFPDKVAIQLNDTHPSLAIPELMRVLVDIEKVDWDKAWDITVRTCAYTNHTVLPEALERWPIHLLETLLPRHLEIIYEINQRFLDKVNAMFPGDFDRLRRMSLVEEGGLKRINMAHLCIVGSHAINGVARIHSDIIKKSVFKDFYELEPHKFQNKTNGITPRRWLVLCNPGLAEVIAERIGDEYISNLDHLKKLLAYVDDEGFIRDVAKIKQENKLKFAAYLEKEYKVKINPNSLFDVQVKRIHEYKRQLLNCLHVITLYNRIKKEPNQHFVPRTVMIGGKAAPGYHMAKMIIKLVTAIGDVINNDPVIGDRLKMIFLENYRVSLAEKVIPAADLSEQISTAGTEASGTGNMKFMLNGALTIGTMDGANVEMAEEAGEENLFIFGMRVEDVEEMDRKGYCAKDYYDRIPELRQVIDQLSSGFFSPKQPQLFKDIVNMLMNNDRFKVFADYQAYIKCQENVSALYKNTKEWTKKVIKNIANSGKFSSDRTIAQYAREIWGVEPTHHKIPAPDDPRE; this is encoded by the exons ATGTCTCTGCCGCTGTCGGATTATGACAAAAGGAAGCAGATTAGCGTGCGGGGCCTCGCCGGGGTGGAGAATGTCACCGACCTCAAGAAGAACTTCAACCGGCACCTGCACTTCACGCTGGTGAAGGATCGGAACGTGGCCACCCCCCGGGACTACTACTTCGCCCTGGCGCACACGGTGCGCGACCACCTGGTGGGCAGGTGGATCCGCACTCAGCAGTACTACTACGAGAAGGACCCCAAG CGCATCTATTACCTGTCGCTGGAGTTCTACATGGGCCGCACCCTGCAGAACACCATGGTGAACCTGGGGCTGCAGAACGCCTGTGACGAGGCCACCTACCAG CTGGGCCTGGACATGGAGGAGCTGCAGGAGATCGAGGAGGACGCTGGGCTGGGGAACGGGGGCTTGGGGCGCCTGGCAG CCTGTTTCCTGGACTCCATGGCCACCCTGGGACTGGCCGCCTACGGCTACGGCATCCGCTATGAGTTTGGCATCTTCAACCAGAAGATCTCTGGGGGCTGGCAG GTGGAGGAGGCTGATGATTGGCTGCGCTATGGCAACCCCTGGGAGAAGGCCCGGCCCGAGTACATGATCCCAGTGCACTTCTATGGGCGCGTGGACCATGGGCCTGATGGCACCAAGTGGGTCGACACGCAG GTGATCCTGGCTCTTCCCTACGATACACCCGTACCTGGTTACCGCAACAACACTGTCAACACCATGCGCCTCTGGTCCGCCCGGGCCCCCAACGAGTTCAACCTCAAGGACT TTAACGTTGGTGGTTACATCCAAGCCGTGCTGGACAGGAACTTGGCCGAGAACATTTCTCGAGTGCTGTACCCCAATGACAAC ttCTTCGAGGGTAAGGAGCTGCGCCTGAAGCAGGAGTACTTCACGGTGGCGGCCACCCTGCAGGACATCATCCGACGCTTCAAATCCTCCAAGttcggcagccgggaccccgtcCGCACCTCCTTTGACGCCTTCCCTGACAAG GTCGCtatccagctgaacgacactcacccctccctggccatccctgaGCTCATGAGGGTGCTGGTTGATATCGAGAAAGTGGACTGGGACAAG GCCTGGGACATCACGGTGCGGACCTGCGCCTACACCAACCACACGGTGCTGCCTGAGGCCCTGGAGCGCTGGCCCATCCATCTCCTGGAAACCCTCCTGCCCCGGCACCTGGAGATCATCTATGAAATTAACCAGAGATTCCTTGAT aaagTCAATGCCATGTTCCCCGGGGACTTCGACCGGCTGCGGCGCATGTCCTTGGTGGAGGAGGGCGGCCTCAAGAGGATCAATATGGCGCACCTGTGCATCGTGGGCTCCCATGCCATCAACGGGGTCGCCCGCATCCACTCCGACATCATCAAGAAATCTGT cttcAAGGATTTCTATGAGCTTGAGCCGCACAAATTCCAGAACAAAACCAATGGGATCACACCTCGGCGCTGGCTGGTTCTGTGCAACCCAGGGCTGGCTGAGGTCATTGCCGAG CGTATTGGGGACGAATACATCTCTAACCTTGACCATCTGAAAAAGCTTCTGGCCTATGTGGATGATGAGGGATTTATCCGGGACGTTGCCAAAATTAAACAG GAGAACAAGTTGAAGTTTGCTGCCTATCTGGAGAAGGAGTACAAGGTGAAGATCAACCCGAACTCCCTCTTCGACGTGCAGGTGAAAAGGATCCATGAGTACAAGAGGCAGTTGCTCAACTGCCTCCACGTCATCACCCTCTACAACC GGATCAAGAAGGAGCCCAACCAGCATTTTGTGCCACGCACTGTCATGATCGGCGGCAAG GCCGCCCCTGGCTACCACATGGCCAAAATGATCATTAAGCTGGTCACGGCAATCGGTGACGTCATCAACAATGACCCCGTCATCGGCGACCGCCTCAAGATGATCTTCTTGGAGAACTACCGTGTCTCCCTGGCTGAGAAGG TGATCCCAGCGGCCGACCTGTCCGAGCAGATCTCCACGGCTGGCACAGAGGCCTCGGGCACCGGCAACATGAAGTTCATGCTGAACGGGGCGCTGACCATTGGCACCATGGATGGCGCCAACGTGGAGATGGCAGAGGAGGCGGGCGAGGAGAACTTATTTATCTTCGGCATGCGGGTGGAAGACGTGGAAGAGATGGACAGGAAAGG CTACTGTGCCAAGGACTATTACGACCGCATCCCGGAGCTGAGACAGGTGATCGACCAGCTGAGCAGCGGCTTCTtctcccccaaacagccccagctCTTCAAGGACATTGTCAACATGCTGATGAACAATGACAG GTTCAAAGTGTTTGCGGATTACCAAGCCTACATCAAATGCCAGGAGAATGTCAGCGCTCTCTACAAG AACACCAAGGAATGGACCAAGAAGGTCATTAAAAACATCGCCAACTCGGGCAAGTTCTCCAGCGACCGCACCATCGCGCAGTATGCCCGTGAGATCTGGGGCGTCGAGCCCACCCACCACAAAATCCCAGCACCTGACGATCCCCGTGAATAG